The Devosia sp. A16 genome includes a window with the following:
- a CDS encoding DUF5060 domain-containing protein, giving the protein MTTIAASLWATHEISLTGPATGNPFLDVQLAATFRQGEREVRVNGFYDGDGVYKLRFLPDTIGSWSYETRSNAPGLDYVSGSFEVGPAKPNHHGPVRVANRHHFRYADGTRYINIGTTAYVWNLQGDALEEETLATLAKSPFTKIRMCVFPKHYRYNENEPERYPFKLVTTGKSKWDGSFSGADKYGWTFDFTRFEPAYFQHLEQRINQLADIGVEADLIIFHPYDRWGFSRMSPAEDDRYLRYLTARLAAFPNVWWSMANEYDLMPQKTPQDWDRFINITADNDPFGHLLSVHNCFKFYDHNHPRITHASIQRSSANQSAVWREKYGKPVSIDECCYEGTIAELWGNISGQKMVRRFWDGVVNGGYVTHGETFNNDTQTIWWAKGGKLIGESVARIAFLRRIMEEGPEDGLDPIKSTGAYRIAMQGGLDNVVLQQLFVSPAGEEGWAPAMAWWPTAGQPHRYYLSYMGENQPSEATVAVPPDEQYSATLIDTWNMTETLLAPSVKRGDVLHFAPKPYLALLFKRID; this is encoded by the coding sequence TCGCTTTGGGCGACTCACGAGATCAGCCTCACCGGTCCCGCCACCGGCAATCCGTTCCTCGACGTCCAGCTCGCCGCCACCTTCCGGCAGGGCGAGCGCGAGGTGCGGGTCAACGGCTTCTATGATGGCGACGGCGTCTACAAGCTGCGCTTCCTGCCCGACACCATCGGCAGCTGGAGCTACGAGACGCGCAGCAATGCGCCCGGTCTCGACTATGTCAGCGGCAGCTTCGAAGTGGGCCCGGCCAAGCCCAACCATCACGGGCCCGTGCGCGTCGCCAACCGGCATCATTTCCGCTACGCCGACGGCACGCGCTATATCAATATCGGCACCACGGCCTACGTGTGGAACCTGCAGGGCGATGCGCTGGAAGAGGAGACGCTGGCGACGCTGGCGAAATCGCCTTTCACCAAGATCCGCATGTGCGTGTTTCCCAAGCATTACCGCTACAACGAGAACGAGCCGGAGCGGTATCCGTTCAAGCTGGTGACTACAGGCAAGAGCAAGTGGGACGGCAGCTTCTCAGGGGCCGACAAATACGGCTGGACGTTCGATTTCACCCGGTTCGAACCGGCGTACTTTCAGCATCTCGAACAGCGCATCAATCAGCTGGCCGATATCGGCGTCGAAGCCGACCTGATCATCTTTCACCCCTACGACCGTTGGGGCTTTTCACGCATGTCGCCGGCCGAGGATGACCGGTATCTCCGCTACCTGACGGCGCGGCTCGCCGCCTTCCCCAATGTCTGGTGGTCGATGGCGAACGAATACGACCTGATGCCGCAAAAGACGCCGCAGGACTGGGACCGCTTCATCAACATCACCGCCGACAACGACCCGTTCGGGCATCTGTTATCGGTGCACAACTGCTTCAAGTTCTACGACCACAACCACCCGCGCATCACCCATGCGTCGATCCAGCGCTCGAGTGCCAACCAGTCGGCGGTGTGGCGCGAAAAGTATGGGAAGCCCGTGTCGATCGACGAGTGCTGCTACGAGGGGACGATCGCCGAGCTCTGGGGCAATATCTCGGGCCAGAAGATGGTCCGCCGCTTCTGGGATGGGGTGGTCAATGGCGGCTACGTCACCCATGGCGAGACCTTCAACAACGACACCCAGACCATCTGGTGGGCCAAGGGCGGCAAGCTGATCGGCGAGAGCGTCGCACGCATCGCCTTCCTGCGCCGCATCATGGAGGAGGGGCCCGAGGACGGGCTCGATCCGATCAAATCCACCGGCGCCTATCGCATCGCCATGCAGGGCGGGCTCGACAATGTGGTGCTGCAGCAACTGTTCGTGTCGCCGGCAGGTGAAGAGGGCTGGGCTCCGGCGATGGCCTGGTGGCCCACCGCCGGGCAGCCGCACCGCTATTACCTGAGCTATATGGGCGAGAACCAGCCGAGCGAAGCGACGGTCGCCGTGCCGCCGGACGAGCAGTACAGCGCCACGCTGATCGACACCTGGAACATGACCGAGACGCTGCTGGCGCCGAGCGTCAAGCGCGGCGACGTGCTGCATTTCGCGCCGAAGCCCTATCTCGCGCTGCTGTTCAAGCGCATCGACTGA